The Anopheles moucheti chromosome 3, idAnoMoucSN_F20_07, whole genome shotgun sequence genome contains the following window.
TGTTAGGATAAGAGAATCGGGTTTGCTTTGCGATAAATCTGTCTGCCCTTTGCTGATCGGATGAGCCGCCCGAACGCTAGGTTAGAAGGACAGGGGATCTAATAGTGAACCGCTACAGTCATTTTCGTActattgtttgttgcttttgtttattaaCTGACACACATGGTCTCGTTGTACGGCATAGTTTCTCCTCTTGTCCATTATACACACTCCAAAGACTGAGATAAAATTGCAATCAATCGAATAATAACGACGACATTTCCCGATATAAATCTAGGAACTTGTTTAAATTGCTTTGCCATCGTCGACGAAACACGCGCACACGAGCGATAGCACTCAAAGGCGTTATTCAAAGCAACTGATCTTTCCACATCGTCTCACTATCATTCGAAGGTGCAACGGAAAAAGTATGAAcagtaaattaaatattctaaACACATAGCGTACACATCATCGCCGTACCGCGCCACGAGCTCATTACACAAGGGTAGGAAAAATTAATGACAAAACTAGAATAAAAGTTACAGGAGTAGTTATTATTACATTaaacacaatttaatttcaaatatgtTACATgggttttcatttgctttacCTTTCCTTTCCTTAACAATTTTACACAGAAAGGATACGTGTCTAAAATTCGTTATATTAAATTACCTAATGAAacgtaatgaaaaaaaaagtaatggaCAGCACAATTCATCCGACCGTTGGTTACATTACACGGTGTTCGCATGCACACACTCGGTGGTGCACGGCAACACACGTGTCACACGTGTCGCGGCGTATAATGATCGCGAAACGGCAGAGATGCGTACGCTTCACTCACGATAAGTTTGCACAATTCGATCGCGAAAAAACCGCTATTATGCAGGATTGGGTAGTTCTGTACTGGAAACATACAATCTCTTTCTAGGCCGAGGATCAGCAGCTAGAtttgaagaaagaaaagatgTGTGATCCCTCCGCCTATCTCGGCCCTCGATCCTCATCATCCCGTTGTGAATATCCAAAGCCATCGGTTATAGGAGTTGTGATTTGAAAAAAGACCTTGTTTCCTTTTCTAGTTCACAGGTTTAATCTAAAACGAAATAGTGGAAAAGGTGTTAAGATAAAAATCAAAAGTCGATATACATTTCAATGGACGTTTTAAAGCAAATtcacagcaacaaacatatCCAAAAACTTCCAATAGTGTGTGAGTTTGCTCTTGAAATACATCGTCCAATACAATGTTTTCAGTTACCTATAACATGACTTTCCAGTTCGATcgttttcgccatcttgttggATGTCGGCTGCGGGATGATCGTAATTTCGTCATTAATTTTTAGCGGTTTCAGCAGTGAATCGCCACCACCGAATGGATTTCTTAGCCCGACACTGGACGACGACGACCCGCCACCCATGCCGGATGAAGTCTGTTGCTGGCCTCCACCCATACCCTTGTTGCCCTTGCCGTCGGCCGTCTTTTTCGCCACCGTACTATGCGCGGAATAGACGTGGCTTTCAAACTGTTTGTACATCCCAAACGTGGCCGTGCAGACGGTACATTTGTACGAAAGATGGGCAGGTTTCAGGGTCATGTTGTGATCGCGAGATACATGGTTTAGCAGCTTCCATTGATAAacctattttttattattgataagaaaaaataatatacatTACTACCATGCAGAAGATATCCCAGTAACGTAAACAGTGTCCTCAGAAACTTACCCGGCCACACACTGGACAACGACCAGCATCCTTGCCCTTGTTGGCGGCTTCCTGCATGGAGCTTGTCACCAAACCGTGCGAACCCAACAGATGCCTTTCGAGGCCTTGGTCGGTGAAAAACCGGAACTGACACTTTTGGCAATTGAGTGGCGGCCGGTTGTAGATCATCTTGGGATGAATCTGGAAACACAAAAAGTGAGAGATAACAGTTAGCAATTAGACAAAAACTCCCAACAAACCAGTCAAGCAATAGGTACCTTCACTTTGTGTATCCACTGCATGTGATTGCGCAGCTGGTCCAGATCCTTGATGTATCCATCACAGATCTCACACACCACGAACGACATCTTGCCACCGCTCGGATTTTGTCCCGGCTTTACCGCGGACGTACCTTGGGACTGCAGTTTCGACAGGGCACCGGCAATGTTGGACATGTTGGCGACAGAATTGTTGCTGTTCGAAGCAGACTGCCGTGGTAGTGGCGTAATCGAGATGCTTGGTGCCTGTGCGGTCTTTGTCGTTTTCATACTCGAGGCGTTCTACACGATTTAGTATCATGGGAAAGCAGAAAAAGGTGgataaacattatttattaagagtgttttttttgtgacaaAACTACATTTACTCCAGTTCCCACTAATTTAGGTGATAGGTGATAGCATTTGGTGGAGTTAAAGCGGTAGGGTTTGGAAACAATTAACTAAAAACGAGTACTGTTGGCGTGAgttaccctacgttgtgtattTCTTCTTGATAACCtgccttttatttttaacttacTATCAACATCAAACTGATATTCAACTTCAATTCAATCACTGTTCTATGTGTTCTCCTCTCTGGATCTGGTTACAAAACTGCTTCTCCTGCTCTTCCTTGGCCCTATGGTTACTtgattataaattttatttttcctaaaACATTCCTTTACGTTTTTATGAATGGATCGAATTCTTTAACTGAAAACTATTGTATTTCCAACAAGTACTAAACTAAAATAACCATAATATCAAATCAAAAAACGatacaaacgaacaaaactaTAAAAGAAATGAATAACTAAAACCAACCTGAATTGTGATGGAGGCATTGGTATTGGTTAGAAGAGATCGTCCGGCGTTGGTTGATTTCTATTCGGATTGTGTGTTCATTGTTTGaaggttgtgtgtgttttcatttgtttatgCGTGCAGAAAACATTTGTTCAGGTGCGCGCAGAAGTAATATTTAATAGACGGTTTCAGGGTGTTTAGCATGAGAGCGAGAGGAAGAGTTGAGGATCATAAATGAgaatagaaaaaagaaaggattgaaattagttaaaattaGTTATGCGCAATAGtgcaaaataataatcaaactGCGTTAAAATATGCTCTAGATAAAATGAATTCTAGTTACATGTATTGTCTCCCCCACCGGAAAAGGCAATCCCTTTTTAGTGGTGACGAAACCGTTGTATAATTGAGTTCTTTACACAATTTAATTTCTCTATGCTACAACCTTTTACCATTTTACACCATAAGAAAATAAACCTTATGTCCATATAATGGATATGGAGTTCGGTCAAGTTTGTTCACAATGCCTGGTGTCTGGTGCTACAATTGTACATACGTAGCAACTGTCGTACTCATTTTGATTGTGTTAATCTGCTAAATATTCAATCATAAttagtgtgtggtgtgtggtcaGTTAGTTTTACTAAAAACCAATTCAAAATTAATCTCCAAACAAACTCATTGttaattaaatgtaataaagaaaagaaaaaaaaacgggatgGCAATTTACCGGCAGATATTTACTAaatcctccagcagcagcagcggctaATGCCGATGCCGAAAGTTGAAGGTTAGTGGGTATTACCATTCCTGCTCCGGCGAGTGTGTTCCGAATGGCGGCGGCCGACGCAGCGAGCGCATTCGCATTCATGCCCCCGGCGACACCACCAGTACCAGCCGTTCGCACTCCACCCGCACCGGTAATGCCGGTGGGCGACGGGATGATGGCCGGTGCTCGGCCACCACCGACATTACCggtaccaccaacaccaccgccAATACCAGCCGCACGGGCCCGTATTGCAACGGCCTGCGCCGCCGGAGAAAGGTTAGCCAATGCGGCATTGTTCAGTGCGGCAGCTGCGGTGGCCGCATTCGTTCCGGCCAACCCAAGATGCTGCTGACCAACGCCGgcaagctgctgctgttggatcTGATTGTGTGCcatgtgttgctgctgtaggTGTACCGGCGTTGTAACGACCTGCTGCTGATTGATGCGCTGCTGATTGGCAAGAGCGATATTCTTCTGCTGCTGAGCCGTCATAGCCTAAAAGTAAAATACACGTTAAGCTAAGCGTTCTCTGGTGTTGGGTACGCGATCAACCTCCATTTACCTGATAAGCCGTAGCGGTTCCGACAAGTCCGTGCTTCGGTTTGATGCGCGGGATCTTTGCCGGTGGTTCCCAGTCGATTGGCGGGTTGAGGTTAAGCTCGGGTCGGAACTTCTTCGCACAGGCCACTGCATGCCGGGCCAGCTTCGACTTCCCATTGTCCTCGAACGGACAGTTCGGACAGTGATGGTACGACAGCGCCTTCTCCATCCGGCCCTTAATGTTGTGCACCGCCTCCATGTGGTACAGAATGTCGTGCGGTGGTCTCGTTTCGTACGCGCAGAAGTTGCACTTGAAGATAAAGTTGCGCATGTGCGGTGTTTCGTAGTGATGGGCCATCACGAGCGCCGATTCCGACTTGAACGGGCAGTACTCGCATCGTTTCATCTCGAACTTGtacggtttgttgttttccttgctCTGTTCGAGATTCTTCATCAGCGAATTTATGGCGAGCTGCGTGCTCGGCGATGGTTTACCTTCCCGGTCCCGCTTTCGCTTCTGCTGCCGCAACAGATCCGTCTGCACAAACTCCTGCACCAGATTGATGCCGATGTTCATGAAGAACTTGCCGAGTGGATTTTCAAAATAGTTTTCTGACTTTTTCGGATCGTTCGAACCGCCGCCACCGGTGCTGAGGTCATCCTTGTCAACCGGCGAAATGAATTGCTCCTTGATCGCCTCGATATCGGCTTTTGCCTCCTTAATCAGTACCTTTGTCTTCTGCTCCTCGTCCGACGCTTCGTCGTCGGTGGACGTTTCCAGCTCGTCCcaatcatcgtcgtcatcgttaTTTCGTTTCcgctttttgttgtatttattcTTGTCCGATTCTTTGTCCCCGCCACCGTATATGTTTGCTAGCGCGTCTTTCTTTTCACCCTCATCGTCCTTACTCTGGTCGGGAGTTGCAGCACCTCCACCTTGGTTAGCCAATTTTACTGACGGAGGTACCACACCGGACTCTTCCAGCTTTTTGCGCAGTTCCTTTATGTTCTCCTCTAGCTCGTCTACTATGTCGCGCAGGTTGTCCACTGGCGGTTTCTCGTATATGTACGGCACGATGAACGAAGGTGCTTCCAGCACAAACATATCATCCGTCAGCGCTGGCAGAAGCGGCGTCACAGGACCTAACCCCGCAGCACCCGCTTTTCCTCCCATCATACCCCCTTGGTTAACTATTCCCACACCGGCAGTCGTGTTGGCCACGCCGGAAGAATTGAGTAGACTGCGCGAATTAAACTGTCCGCCGGGGCTGACGTTAGCGTTTGCAAGAATTCCGGCATTACTGGCCTTTGCTAGCAGATTCGCGGCACTACTATTTACGTTCGGTGACGATGTCACGCCCAAATTGGACGAAGTGCGCTGAGAGCCTCCATTGTTCATCATCGTATTGGTATCGATTAACACCAGTGTTGGTTCTTTACCAGCCCCAACACCGGTTGCGGAGGTGTTCATTAGAAGAGACTTTTGACCCTGGGGTTTAAAGTTGGTCGCAGCCCCTCCTTGGAAGCCACCGATCGGGGAGCGTCCGCTCATGGATAGATTTCTGGCGGTGTTTAACGAAAGCGGGTCGTCAATGATTTCCTcgatatcatcatcatcgtcctcatCGTCCATGGACGATGACATACCCTGGCCCTGTTGCATGGCGCCGATTGTCATACGATTTACGGAACCACCCGCCACAAGCGAATTTGGTGCCTCCGGCTTCATACTAATGCTTCTTCGGGAACTATTGTGGGAATTATTAGCGGACGGCATGGAAATGTCCGATTCTCCGTCATCGTCTTCAATCACCACACAGTCATCTTCCTTGTCGCTCAGGATCGTTAAATCCCCATCACAGTCACCGTTCTGGTTGCTAGTGGCAATATTAACAACACCGTTGCTAGGTACACTGTCACTGGCGGTACTCTTCGCATCCGTCGCTTCTCCCGCTATCACCTTCGTGCCGGTTGCGCTGAGTTTTGCCAAACCACCCTCATCCACCAGAATAACATTGGTTGCCTTTGCCGGTTTAGTTGCAGCTGCAGCCGCCACCGTTGGTGCATCTACCGGATCCACGTTGTCACGTACTTGCTGCGACTCCTCCCCAAGCTCTTGATCTTCCTCACTCTCGGAGTCGGAATTAATACTGACAGGTTTGTCGTCTTCATCGTTCTCCAACGAATCCTCATTAGCCGTGATCCTATCACTCGTcttctccttctgctgctcgGTTGAAGTTTTATCACGGTTCGGTTTTTCTGGCCGCCCAACCGAACCTTCTTCAATGTTCGCTTCCTTGTGGCCATTGGTGGCAACCGTTGCCCCTAGCCCATCAACTTCCATCGGCTCATCTTCGTCGGTTTCTGCAACCTGCTTACCGGTGACTGTTTTGGACTGTTCTTTGCTTACAGCTTTTACACTATCCTTACCACCGTTCTCTGTGCCCTGTTCGGGTTCAACCGGAACAACATCACCTTCTTCATCCACATCCATTGTTTCCTCTGGTTCGGATTCGTTCTGCTGTGACACTTCTCGTGAGGACTTTGACTGTTCTGCTTTGCTGGCTTCGCGTTCCCTGCTATCCCGGCTACTTAGATCAGACTTTCCCTTGGCA
Protein-coding sequences here:
- the LOC128300795 gene encoding uncharacterized protein LOC128300795 isoform X2; translation: MGEVGANATETTAPTADSNKEPKENGEVNGTNKKVALEEDAIAVKEEQTEEKDDKSDEEEEEEEANGTNSEGDSSVEKKATVSGKDCAIAVKIEESKSPQGAETEPETKEKKRNNSNSDNAAAAPSAMQKLQLKTEDNNEETSKSNDAKGKSDLSSRDSREREASKAEQSKSSREVSQQNESEPEETMDVDEEGDVVPVEPEQGTENGGKDSVKAVSKEQSKTVTGKQVAETDEDEPMEVDGLGATVATNGHKEANIEEGSVGRPEKPNRDKTSTEQQKEKTSDRITANEDSLENDEDDKPVSINSDSESEEDQELGEESQQVRDNVDPVDAPTVAAAAATKPAKATNVILVDEGGLAKLSATGTKVIAGEATDAKSTASDSVPSNGVVNIATSNQNGDCDGDLTILSDKEDDCVVIEDDDGESDISMPSANNSHNSSRRSISMKPEAPNSLVAGGSVNRMTIGAMQQGQGMSSSMDDEDDDDDIEEIIDDPLSLNTARNLSMSGRSPIGGFQGGAATNFKPQGQKSLLMNTSATGVGAGKEPTLVLIDTNTMMNNGGSQRTSSNLGVTSSPNVNSSAANLLAKASNAGILANANVSPGGQFNSRSLLNSSGVANTTAGVGIVNQGGMMGGKAGAAGLGPVTPLLPALTDDMFVLEAPSFIVPYIYEKPPVDNLRDIVDELEENIKELRKKLEESGVVPPSVKLANQGGGAATPDQSKDDEGEKKDALANIYGGGDKESDKNKYNKKRKRNNDDDDDWDELETSTDDEASDEEQKTKVLIKEAKADIEAIKEQFISPVDKDDLSTGGGGSNDPKKSENYFENPLGKFFMNIGINLVQEFVQTDLLRQQKRKRDREGKPSPSTQLAINSLMKNLEQSKENNKPYKFEMKRCEYCPFKSESALVMAHHYETPHMRNFIFKCNFCAYETRPPHDILYHMEAVHNIKGRMEKALSYHHCPNCPFEDNGKSKLARHAVACAKKFRPELNLNPPIDWEPPAKIPRIKPKHGLVGTATAYQAMTAQQQKNIALANQQRINQQQVVTTPVHLQQQHMAHNQIQQQQLAGVGQQHLGLAGTNAATAAAALNNAALANLSPAAQAVAIRARAAGIGGGVGGTGNVGGGRAPAIIPSPTGITGAGGVRTAGTGGVAGGMNANALAASAAAIRNTLAGAGMVIPTNLQLSASALAAAAAGGFSKYLPNASSMKTTKTAQAPSISITPLPRQSASNSNNSVANMSNIAGALSKLQSQGTSAVKPGQNPSGGKMSFVVCEICDGYIKDLDQLRNHMQWIHKVKIHPKMIYNRPPLNCQKCQFRFFTDQGLERHLLGSHGLVTSSMQEAANKGKDAGRCPVCGRVYQWKLLNHVSRDHNMTLKPAHLSYKCTVCTATFGMYKQFESHVYSAHSTVAKKTADGKGNKGMGGGQQQTSSGMGGGSSSSSVGLRNPFGGGDSLLKPLKINDEITIIPQPTSNKMAKTIELESHVID
- the LOC128300795 gene encoding uncharacterized protein LOC128300795 isoform X4, which encodes MGEVGANATETTAPTADSNKEPKENGEVNGTNKKVALEEDAIAVKEEQTEEKDDKSDEEEEEEEANGTNSEGDSSVEKKATVSGKDCAIAVKIEESKSPQGAETEPETKEKKRNNSNSDNAAAAPSAMQKLQLKTEDNNEETSKSNDAKGKSDLSSRDSREREASKAEQSKSSREVSQQNESEPEETMDVDEEGDVVPVEPEQGTENGGKDSVKAVSKEQSKTVTGKQVAETDEDEPMEVDGLGATVATNGHKEANIEEGSVGRPEKPNRDKTSTEQQKEKTSDRITANEDSLENDEDDKPVSINSDSESEEDQELGEESQQVRDNVDPVDAPTVAAAAATKPAKATNVILVDEGGLAKLSATGTKVIAGEATDAKSTASDSVPSNGVVNIATSNQNGDCDGDLTILSDKEDDCVVIEDDDGESDISMPSANNSHNSSRRSISMKPEAPNSLVAGGSVNRMTIGAMQQGQGMSSSMDDEDDDDDIEEIIDDPLSLNTARNLSMSGRSPIGGFQGGAATNFKPQGQKSLLMNTSATGVGAGKEPTLVLIDTNTMMNNGGSQRTSSNLGVTSSPNVNSSAANLLAKASNAGILANANVSPGGQFNSRSLLNSSGVANTTAGVGIVNQGGMMGGKAGAAGLGPVTPLLPALTDDMFVLEAPSFIVPYIYEKPPVDNLRDIVDELEENIKELRKKLEESGVVPPSVKLANQGGGAATPDQSKDDEGEKKDALANIYGGGDKESDKNKYNKKRKRNNDDDDDWDELETSTDDEASDEEQKTKVLIKEAKADIEAIKEQFISPVDKDDLSTGGGGSNDPKKSENYFENPLGKFFMNIGINLVQEFVQTDLLRQQKRKRDREGKPSPSTQLAINSLMKNLEQSKENNKPYKFEMKRCEYCPFKSESALVMAHHYETPHMRNFIFKCNFCAYETRPPHDILYHMEAVHNIKGRMEKALSYHHCPNCPFEDNGKSKLARHAVACAKKFRPELNLNPPIDWEPPAKIPRIKPKHGLVGTATAYQAMTAQQQKNIALANQQRINQQQVVTTPVHLQQQHMAHNQIQQQQLAGVGQQHLGLAGTNAATAAAALNNAALANLSPAAQAVAIRARAAGIGGGVGGTGNVGGGRAPAIIPSPTGITGAGGVRTAGTGGVAGGMNANALAASAAAIRNTLAGAGMNASSMKTTKTAQAPSISITPLPRQSASNSNNSVANMSNIAGALSKLQSQGTSAVKPGQNPSGGKMSFVVCEICDGYIKDLDQLRNHMQWIHKVKIHPKMIYNRPPLNCQKCQFRFFTDQGLERHLLGSHGLVTSSMQEAANKGKDAGRCPVCGRVYQWKLLNHVSRDHNMTLKPAHLSYKCTVCTATFGMYKQFESHVYSAHSTVAKKTADGKGNKGMGGGQQQTSSGMGGGSSSSSVGLRNPFGGGDSLLKPLKINDEITIIPQPTSNKMAKTIELESHVID
- the LOC128300795 gene encoding uncharacterized protein LOC128300795 isoform X3 — its product is MGEVGANATETTAPTADSNKEPKENGEVNGTNKKVALEEDAIAVKEEQTEEKDDKSDEEEEEEEANGTNSEGDSSVEKKATVSGKDCAIAVKIEESKSPQGAETEPETKEKKRNNSNSDNAAAAPSAMQKLQLKTEDNNEETSKSNDAKGKSDLSSRDSREREASKAEQSKSSREVSQQNESEPEETMDVDEEGDVVPVEPEQGTENGGKDSVKAVSKEQSKTVTGKQVAETDEDEPMEVDGLGATVATNGHKEANIEEGSVGRPEKPNRDKTSTEQQKEKTSDRITANEDSLENDEDDKPVSINSDSESEEDQELGEESQQVRDNVDPVDAPTVAAAAATKPAKATNVILVDEGGLAKLSATGTKVIAGEATDAKSTASDSVPSNGVVNIATSNQNGDCDGDLTILSDKEDDCVVIEDDDGESDISMPSANNSHNSSRRSISMKPEAPNSLVAGGSVNRMTIGAMQQGQGMSSSMDDEDDDDDIEEIIDDPLSLNTARNLSMSGRSPIGGFQGGAATNFKPQGQKSLLMNTSATGVGAGKEPTLVLIDTNTMMNNGGSQRTSSNLGVTSSPNVNSSAANLLAKASNAGILANANVSPGGQFNSRSLLNSSGVANTTAGVGIVNQGGMMGGKAGAAGLGPVTPLLPALTDDMFVLEAPSFIVPYIYEKPPVDNLRDIVDELEENIKELRKKLEESGVVPPSVKLANQGGGAATPDQSKDDEGEKKDALANIYGGGDKESDKNKYNKKRKRNNDDDDDWDELETSTDDEASDEEQKTKVLIKEAKADIEAIKEQFISPVDKDDLSTGGGGSNDPKKSENYFENPLGKFFMNIGINLVQEFVQTDLLRQQKRKRDREGKPSPSTQLAINSLMKNLEQSKENNKPYKFEMKRCEYCPFKSESALVMAHHYETPHMRNFIFKCNFCAYETRPPHDILYHMEAVHNIKGRMEKALSYHHCPNCPFEDNGKSKLARHAVACAKKFRPELNLNPPIDWEPPAKIPRIKPKHGLVGTATAYQAMTAQQQKNIALANQQRINQQQVVTTPVHLQQQHMAHNQIQQQQLAGVGQQHLGLAGTNAATAAAALNNAALANLSPAAQAVAIRARAAGIGGGVGGTGNVGGGRAPAIIPSPTGITGAGGVRTAGTGGVAGGMNANALAASAAAIRNTLAGAGMKSTNAGRSLLTNTNASITIQNASSMKTTKTAQAPSISITPLPRQSASNSNNSVANMSNIAGALSKLQSQGTSAVKPGQNPSGGKMSFVVCEICDGYIKDLDQLRNHMQWIHKVKIHPKMIYNRPPLNCQKCQFRFFTDQGLERHLLGSHGLVTSSMQEAANKGKDAGRCPVCGRVYQWKLLNHVSRDHNMTLKPAHLSYKCTVCTATFGMYKQFESHVYSAHSTVAKKTADGKGNKGMGGGQQQTSSGMGGGSSSSSVGLRNPFGGGDSLLKPLKINDEITIIPQPTSNKMAKTIELESHVID
- the LOC128300795 gene encoding uncharacterized protein LOC128300795 isoform X1, translating into MGEVGANATETTAPTADSNKEPKENGEVNGTNKKVALEEDAIAVKEEQTEEKDDKSDEEEEEEEANGTNSEGDSSVEKKATVSGKDCAIAVKIEESKSPQGAETEPETKEKKRNNSNSDNAAAAPSAMQKLQLKTEDNNEETSKSNDAKGKSDLSSRDSREREASKAEQSKSSREVSQQNESEPEETMDVDEEGDVVPVEPEQGTENGGKDSVKAVSKEQSKTVTGKQVAETDEDEPMEVDGLGATVATNGHKEANIEEGSVGRPEKPNRDKTSTEQQKEKTSDRITANEDSLENDEDDKPVSINSDSESEEDQELGEESQQVRDNVDPVDAPTVAAAAATKPAKATNVILVDEGGLAKLSATGTKVIAGEATDAKSTASDSVPSNGVVNIATSNQNGDCDGDLTILSDKEDDCVVIEDDDGESDISMPSANNSHNSSRRSISMKPEAPNSLVAGGSVNRMTIGAMQQGQGMSSSMDDEDDDDDIEEIIDDPLSLNTARNLSMSGRSPIGGFQGGAATNFKPQGQKSLLMNTSATGVGAGKEPTLVLIDTNTMMNNGGSQRTSSNLGVTSSPNVNSSAANLLAKASNAGILANANVSPGGQFNSRSLLNSSGVANTTAGVGIVNQGGMMGGKAGAAGLGPVTPLLPALTDDMFVLEAPSFIVPYIYEKPPVDNLRDIVDELEENIKELRKKLEESGVVPPSVKLANQGGGAATPDQSKDDEGEKKDALANIYGGGDKESDKNKYNKKRKRNNDDDDDWDELETSTDDEASDEEQKTKVLIKEAKADIEAIKEQFISPVDKDDLSTGGGGSNDPKKSENYFENPLGKFFMNIGINLVQEFVQTDLLRQQKRKRDREGKPSPSTQLAINSLMKNLEQSKENNKPYKFEMKRCEYCPFKSESALVMAHHYETPHMRNFIFKCNFCAYETRPPHDILYHMEAVHNIKGRMEKALSYHHCPNCPFEDNGKSKLARHAVACAKKFRPELNLNPPIDWEPPAKIPRIKPKHGLVGTATAYQAMTAQQQKNIALANQQRINQQQVVTTPVHLQQQHMAHNQIQQQQLAGVGQQHLGLAGTNAATAAAALNNAALANLSPAAQAVAIRARAAGIGGGVGGTGNVGGGRAPAIIPSPTGITGAGGVRTAGTGGVAGGMNANALAASAAAIRNTLAGAGMVIPTNLQLSASALAAAAAGGFSKYLPKSTNAGRSLLTNTNASITIQNASSMKTTKTAQAPSISITPLPRQSASNSNNSVANMSNIAGALSKLQSQGTSAVKPGQNPSGGKMSFVVCEICDGYIKDLDQLRNHMQWIHKVKIHPKMIYNRPPLNCQKCQFRFFTDQGLERHLLGSHGLVTSSMQEAANKGKDAGRCPVCGRVYQWKLLNHVSRDHNMTLKPAHLSYKCTVCTATFGMYKQFESHVYSAHSTVAKKTADGKGNKGMGGGQQQTSSGMGGGSSSSSVGLRNPFGGGDSLLKPLKINDEITIIPQPTSNKMAKTIELESHVID